A stretch of DNA from Candidatus Saccharibacteria bacterium oral taxon 488:
CGTCCCGTAGCGCGTCATATAACTAGCAATCCGCGGGATGAGCACATCGAAATTACCGATCTCCTTACCACGATAAATAACTTTCGGATGCCGCTCATCAATTGACACGTAGCAATTTTTATACTTAATAACCTTAACTTGATGCCCGCGTTTTTCGGCCTCTTCTCTGAGTCGGAGGGTGGAGTAGTTGATGTTACCGTTACTGAGGATTGCAATATTCATATCATGCTCCCTTTACATGAAATATGTCATCTACAACAGCCAACGCATTTAGATGATTATGAACGATATAGACCACTGCGTCACCCTCAAGAGCTTCCTGTCGTGCAGCGTTAAGCGCTTCTCTATGATCGGTAATAACCTCCACCGGTACATTATTTGCCCTCGCAGATTCAGCAATTATATTTGGGACATCACCCACTTTTCGACCTTTATCCCCATCCTTACTAGCCATATCATAAATAAACAACTTATCATAAAAGCCTACAAAATAATCAGCCGACCTCTTGATGTGATCATCTCCCCTTGCATTATTCATACGCAGAACACCAATGACCCTACCATCCGCAGGTATACTATTGCGCGCAAATTCTGCGATCTGCTTAAGAGACTCACGCTCATGCGCAAAGTCAATAATTACCTTCGTTCCATTCGCAGCTTCTCGAATCACCATCCGTGCACCATTTGGATCCGGTATATACCCAGTCAGAGCATTGATCGCCCTCTGGAGTTGTGCTGGCTCGTCCTTGTAGAATCTCCATAAAGCAGACAATATGAACATTCCATTATACAGACTGGGTTGATGTTTCCCTTGGTAGAGCCATGGCATAGTTTCTATGTCGACGGACATGGACTCACGACCGTCGCTAAGAATTACTATTTTATTATCTTGAATCGTCGCAATATAGTCAGCCTCGAAATCACGACTCTTCCCAAGCGTGCATGCAACACGGATGACATCGTCGCTCGGTATCTGGCAAAGCTGTTCAGCTATCATGTCGTTGTCAGCATTATATATAGCAGTACCAGATGCAGCAATCTTATGCAGAATAAACGACGCCTTAGCATTTGCTAGCTCACGACGACTAGTTATCTTGCCTTCCTGCTTGATATGATCATCAAAAACATTAGTAAATATACCGATCTCATGACTAAAGTAAGCCAGGCCTTTATCATGGACCCCAACTGATGCCTCTAGCACGGCTATTGGTTTTTTTTGACCCCTTAGTGCTAAAAGAGCCTTACCTGGAGCGACAGCCGTACCAAGGCCAAATAAATCAGTAAAATCTTCTTTCGACATCAGCGGATCACCCCCTAGCATAATCCTATGCGTATCAACGCCGAGGACAGCTTCATCATGCACTGCATTTATTGCATAATGTAGTGCGCGCACACATGTAGTCTTTCCTTTGGTTCCAGCTATGGCAATAATCCGAGTTGTCTGTTTCACTTTTTGCCCTCTCTTCCTTTTATAAATTTTCTATGGAAATTATATGGATCACTCCGCAGTTCGTCGTTTAACCCGGTCTTTCTAGGTGATTGGAGCTTAATATTTTTTTTAGAAACATCAACAAGAAATTTTCCAGCTATAGTACGCCTGCCTATGAGGATCGGAAATTTTTGCTCTGAACGATTAGCTAGATAAAAGAGCGCACGAATCTTTCTACCAGCAACCACAACGGTAAGATGGGTGCGGTAACGTATCTGACATGTACTGTTACTACTCTTTATTTTTGCTACCCCAAAATCGGTACGCCGTAATAATCTTCCAGAATAATAGGGAGAACCTTTTCCGAAAAGTGTGAACTTCAATATACCATCTCTAGTAACTTTGATATTACTTGCCCATATGACGGACGCATCTGCCCCCGTGTCGATCTTTGCGGGTATATTACGGTACTTACCTACCGATACTTTCTCGGTCACGCCGACACTATCCACCAAGCAACCCCTTCAGGCCATTTGCCCAGGCTATCGCCTCTTTATCTGAGGTTATCTGCGGCGCGCGATTGACTTCTATCACATACGGGGTGCCATCGGGACTTATTATAATATCCACACCCGCCACACCAAGCCCTAAAACCCTAGCGGATTTCCTTGCAGTAACAAGTGCTGTCTCGAGACCTTCCATCGTATCTACTGGTGTAGATGTACCTCCGGCCGACTCATTATTAACATGACGACCCGCGGCAGCTCGTCTATGTTCAATATTAAATTCCTCACCAACCACCAGTATTCTATAATCACCATCATTTGGAATAAAATTCTGAAGCAAAAATCGCTTCTTAGGCCATGATGATATAATCGTTGCAATCTCGTCCACACTGTCTATCTTATAATTATCCTTACCGTGAGTCGCGTCCGTAGCTTTTAGGATCGCTGGCAAACCTACCTTATCAATATTTTTTGCCATGGCATGCGCTGATCCGAATAGTGTTGTCGGTACAAATATATCCTCAGCCCATAATTTCATCATTGTCGCCAACTTACGAGCCCTCAGGTACCCGCCAGACAAGCATTCATCAATAAAGGCAGTTCCGTGCTTTTGACAGTAAAGAGCAACAGCCAAGGCCTCCTCGTAATATACATTATCATTCTCAGCTACAGCCCGAAAAACTACTAAATCAAATTCTGAAACATCATGACCGCTGACAGTGTCGACTATACAGGTATTGTTACCATCTACACAGAAAAACAGGTCAGGGATTGTACTAATTACAACCGTAGCATCGACTAGACAAACTCCAACTCTATCAACTAGCGCTCTAAGGCGCCGGAGAGTGCCAGATCCTGCAGCAAGAATTAAGATTTTCATATCACCCGAATTATACGAAAAATAACACAATCTGTCAATATTAGCATAGAGCCTGCCACCTTTGCGATGGCTGCTTTTTAGAGATAGCTCCATCTACTTACTTGATTACTATCAATCCAACTACGAGAACAACCCCCGCTTCCTCGCACCATCAAACTGCTCCAGTAATTCACGCTGTTTCTTGCTCAGTTTGGTTGGCGTATCAACGATGACACCGACAATGTGCGGGCCGCGTTCATCGTTTCTCAAGTGCGGCACGCCGTGGCCTGATAGCTTAAAGTCTGTCCCCGACTGGGTGCCGGCTGGGATTTTCATCCGCACCGTACCGTCCACGGTCTCCACATCAATTTCCGTACCCAATGCCGCGTCAACCATTGAGATATGCTCTTCTGACAGAATAATGTCGCCTTCACGCGTGAACTTCTTATGGGCTTTGACGCGAATGTGAACGTATAGATCGCCACGTGGGCCGCCTTGAACAGCTTCACCGCGACCATGCAGGCGGATCGTCGCGCCATCGTCAATGCCAGCTGGGATCTTGACCGTAATCTCCTGGCGCTGGCGAGTTGTACCCTTGCCGCCACAGACTGAACAGTTTTGCTCTGGGATTTTGCCGCGGCCATGACAGGTTGGACAAGTGACTGCTTGCTGAATTTGTCCAAAAATCGAGTTCATGACGCGAGTCTGCTGACCAGAGCCCTTACAGTCCTCACAGGTCTTCAAGCTATGGCCCGGCTCGACGCCATCACCATGACAGTGTTCACATTCAGCATCGAGCGTTATGCTCAACTTCTTTTCTGTGCCAAACACCGCTTCCTCAAAGGTCAGCGTCACATTGGTTTCAACATCACGACCGCCCCGTGAACCAGTCGCGCCGCCACCAAAAAATTGGCTAAAAATATCGCCAAACATGCCGCCATCGCCACCAAAGTCAAACTGCACGTTTTGCCCGCCAAAGCCGCCAAATCCTTCGAATGGATTGCCGCCAAAGCCACCGCCTGCTGCACCGCCGACCCCAGCATGGCCAAACTGGTCGTAGCGCTGGCGCTTTTGCTTGTCTTTTAAGACTTCATATGCCTCGTTGACCTCTTTGAATTTGGCTTCATCGCCGCCTTCTTTGTCGGGGTGGTACTTCACCGCTGCCTTACGAAAAGCCTTCTTAATCTCATCCTCAGAAGCGGTTTTCGCCACACCTAATACTTCATAATAATCGCGCTTACTCATATGTGTTTATTATACGCTTTTAGCACTCGACATGCAAGAGTGCTAGCCTCGCCCGTGCTATACTTAAATATAGGAGGTGTTATGAAACAGACAGCAATTATCAATTCAGAAATCAAGGCTCGGTGCGCCGATCAAGAAGCAGTGCGTCACTATCTGCATGAACATGGCGCAGACTTTAAGGGGACTGACCATCAAATTGACACATATTTTGATGTACCCGAAGGACGCCTAAAGCTACGTCAAGGGCCGATCGAAAATAACCTTATCTTTTATCAGCGGGCGGACACCAACGGGCCGAAGCAATCGACCATCAACTTATCACCCGTGGCGCCGGACTCAAATATTGGCGAGGTGCTGACGGCGGCTCTCGGTGTACGGGTGGTTGTCGATAAGCAACGCGAGATTTACTTCATCGACAATGTCAAGTTTCATATCGATACCGTTAAGGGTCTCGGGAATTTTGTTGAAATTGAAGCTATCGATACCGACGGCGAACGAAACGCCGAGGAGCTGGAGCAGCAATGCTCACACTACATGCATGAACTTGGTATCAAGGCTATGGATTTAGTGGTTGGCTCGTATAGTGATTTGTTGGAGGGTGCGGCTCTTTCACATTAGCACAATTGACTGGCGGCGGTGTAAGCCTGTTGAGCCTATGAGAATATAACACTACCCCCGATAGAAAGGGGGTAGTTTATGTTATGAGCTGATACCGAAATTACTTCTCGTCAACCACCTCGCCTTCGACCGGCTCGTCCTTGTCAGACTTTTTGTCGTCTTTAGACTCGTCGGCTTTTTTATCATCGGCAGCTTGCTGGTACATTTTGGCGCCGATTGGCATGATGGTATCCTGCAGTGCTTTGGCTGCCGCCTCTAGCTCGTCTTTGTCGTCAGCGTCTTTGTGCTTTTCTGCTTCCTTGACCGCTTCGTCAATCGCTTTTTTGTCGTCGTCAGAAATCTTATCCTTAAACTCGTCTGGCATTTTCTTTGCCTGGTAGATGGCGTTTTCTAGCTGGTTTTTAGCGTCAACGGTTTCGCGCTTTTTCTTGTCCTCATCAGCGTGGAGTTCAGCTTCTTTCTGAGCTTTTTCGATATCTTCCTTGCTCATGTTGCCAGAGTTTTGGATGGTAATTGATTGCTCCTTGCCAGTGCCCTTGTCCCTGGCGGTGACGTTGAGGATACCATTCGCGTCAATATTGAACGTCACTTCAATCTGCGGCACGCCGCGTGGTGCTGGCGCGATACCGTCAAGTACAAAGCGGCCCAAGCTCTTGTTGTCATTGGCAAATTCGCGCTCACCTTGTAAGACGTGAATCTCCACTTGCGGCTGGTTGTCGGCAGCAGTCGAGAACACTTCGCTCTTGCTGGTTGGCACGGTCGTGTTACGCTCGATCAGTTTGGTCGACACGCCGCCCATCGTCTCAATACCGAGGCTCAGTGGTGTCACGTCCAGCAACAGCACATCCTTGACATCGCCAGCCAACACACCACCCTGAATGGCTGCACCGACAGCTACCACTTCGTCTGGGTTAACACCCTGCATTGGGTCTTTGCCGAACAGTTTCTTGACACGCTCAACCACTGCTGGCATCCGGGTCATACCGCCAACCATGACGATTTCATTGACATCAGATTTGGATAATTTAGCGTCTTTCAGCGCCTTTTCGACTGGCACATCGAGGCGATCTAACAAATCCTTCACCAAATCTTCCAATTTAGCCCGCGTTAGGCTCAACTCAAAGTGCTTTGGCCCGTCAGCATCAGCGGTGATAAACGGAATGTTAACTTCGTATTCAGTGACTGTCGATAGCTCCTTCTTGGCTTTTTCAGCTTCATCCTTCAGACGCTGCATAGCTGCATTGTCTTTGCATAGGTCGATGCCTTCTTTAGATTTAAAATCATCGAGGAAGTAATTAACAATGACGTTGTCAAAGTCCTCACCACCGAGGTGAGTGTCACCATTGGTCGCCTTCACTTCAAACACACCGTCGCCGAGCTCCAGGATGGAAACGTCGAAGGTACCACCACCGAGGTCAAACACCACGATGGTCTCGTCATTTTTGCCTTTTTCCAGGCCGTACGCCAGAGCAGCAGCCGTCGGCTCATTGATGATACGCTTAACTTCCAGGCCAGCAATTTTACCAGCGTCTTTGGTGGCCTGGCGCTGTGAATCGTCAAAGTAGGCTGGAACGGTGATGACTGCTTCGGTGACTTTTTCGCCGAGGAAGGCTTCGGCATCAGCCTTGATTTTGCCGAGGATCATGGCTGAGACTTCTTCTGGCGTGTATTCCTTGCCACCCATTTCCACGGCCACACCCGCACCCTTCTTGACGATCTTAAACGGCATAAGGCCACGGTCTTTTTGGACTTCTTTGTCATCAAACTTACGGCCAATAAAGCGTTTCACGCCGTAAATGGTGTTCTTTGGATTAGTCACACGCTGACGCTGCGCCACTTGTCCGACCAGGCGCTCGCCCTTTTTATTAATCGCTACCACTGACGGCGTGGTGCGGTTGCCCTCGGCATTAGCGATGACCTCTGGCTTGCCCGCCAACATATACGCAAAGGCACTGTTGGTCGTACCGAGGTCAATTCCGATAATTTTACCCATATGATTCCCCTTTCTTGTTTTGATCACATCTGGTTTTTCTTATATTCATTTTAGCACTCTTTATTCACGAGTGCCAACTATTTCAGTATAAATAATTAGCACTCTCATGTCAAGAGTGCTAATTCAGGTTTTTACTAGTTGCTAATTATTCCGCCGGTGCGGCGGCGTTTGGTTCGGTTTCCGCCTGTTCTGGCGCTGACGGTTGGCGCGTCACCTTAACCATCGCGTCGCGAATCACTGCGCCGTCCAGCGTATAGCCAGCGCGGAGCTCCTCGGCGATCACTTCTTTGTCGCCCTCTGCTTCTTCGTCAAATTGAATAGCTTGGTGCAGCTCGGGATTAAATAGCGTACCGGGTTTAGCGTCAATTTTCTCGAGGCCGATTTCTTTGAGTTGCTTATCGAGCTGTTTACCCAAACCAGCCACACCCTTCGCCCAGGCATTATCCTGTAATTCCTCTGGCACATTGGCAATCGCCCGCTCAATCGTATCAATTACCGGCAGCAGTTTCATCACGGACTTAGCCTGGCCCATTTGGTGCGCCGACTGTTTCTCTGTCTCTACACGCTTGCGATAATTCTCAAAATCCGCCCGCGTCCGCTGCAAATCCAACGTCAACTCGCCCAACTGCTGCTCCAAATCTTCAGTTTTCTTGGTCTTATTTTTCGTCATTTTTTCCTCCTTCTAAACGGCCAAAACGGCTCGTCGCCATATGTGCAGGGAAAGAACGCGATCATAGCCATGAAAATAATAATCAAAATAATCACCACTAGCCACGTTGGCAAGCCGCTCAGTAGTCCGCCAATCCATTCAGCCATTACAATACCTCCTCCAACATCGCACCGGTTCGCCTAACCAGCTCCATCGTTCGACGGTAATTCTGCCGCGTCGGACCGATCACGCCGATGTAACTATTATTACTAAACTTTGAACAAAACCTACTAATAATCAACGTTGCTCCAGAACTTTTACCAATCGGATTTTCGCTGCCGATAAACACATTGAGCGGGTGGTTCGGTGCCGCTTCACGTAGCCACGGCTCAATATTATCAATCAACCTGGCAATCGCTTGCACGTGATCACCCTCGACAAACTCCGGCTGGCTAAACAACTGCGTCATACCATTCATATATAGATGATCACCAAACGAGGCGAAACCAAAATTACCAGTCAATTCAACCAGGCTATCGACAGCACTACGAATCGCTCGATCAGACGTATCAACGTGCGAGTTAACATGCGCTTCGATCGCTCTCGCACTGCGATCGATGCCGCTCGGCAGCTCCGTCATCTGGGCATCGGTGATGCCATTGACGTACAACCGGTAGCCCTTATCCGTAGGAATTCGACCAGCGCTAGTATGCGGCGCTTCAATAAATCCCATCTCCTCGAGCTTGGCCATTTCGCTGCGAATCGTAGCGCTGGACACGCCAAACAACTTGGCTAGCGTCACGCTGCCAACTGGCGCCGCAATTTCGGCGTATTGCTCAATAATGGCAGCTAAAATCGCCTGTTGACGTTCGGTCATACTCCTATTATATCGCACATTTAGCACTCTTGCAAGGCGAGTGCTAATGCGACCTTGCCGCGCGCCTGGCTTGGCTACGCGCTCGCGTAAATCGCCTGGCAGCATCTGACGAAAACATCAGCACCGCTACAATATTCAGCCCAATGAACAGCAGCGTACTGGCTGTCGACCAGGTTATC
This window harbors:
- a CDS encoding ATP-dependent zinc protease is translated as MVDSVGVTEKVSVGKYRNIPAKIDTGADASVIWASNIKVTRDGILKFTLFGKGSPYYSGRLLRRTDFGVAKIKSSNSTCQIRYRTHLTVVVAGRKIRALFYLANRSEQKFPILIGRRTIAGKFLVDVSKKNIKLQSPRKTGLNDELRSDPYNFHRKFIKGREGKK
- a CDS encoding ATP-grasp domain-containing protein, with amino-acid sequence MELSLKSSHRKGGRLYANIDRLCYFSYNSGDMKILILAAGSGTLRRLRALVDRVGVCLVDATVVISTIPDLFFCVDGNNTCIVDTVSGHDVSEFDLVVFRAVAENDNVYYEEALAVALYCQKHGTAFIDECLSGGYLRARKLATMMKLWAEDIFVPTTLFGSAHAMAKNIDKVGLPAILKATDATHGKDNYKIDSVDEIATIISSWPKKRFLLQNFIPNDGDYRILVVGEEFNIEHRRAAAGRHVNNESAGGTSTPVDTMEGLETALVTARKSARVLGLGVAGVDIIISPDGTPYVIEVNRAPQITSDKEAIAWANGLKGLLGG
- the dnaJ gene encoding molecular chaperone DnaJ, with translation MSKRDYYEVLGVAKTASEDEIKKAFRKAAVKYHPDKEGGDEAKFKEVNEAYEVLKDKQKRQRYDQFGHAGVGGAAGGGFGGNPFEGFGGFGGQNVQFDFGGDGGMFGDIFSQFFGGGATGSRGGRDVETNVTLTFEEAVFGTEKKLSITLDAECEHCHGDGVEPGHSLKTCEDCKGSGQQTRVMNSIFGQIQQAVTCPTCHGRGKIPEQNCSVCGGKGTTRQRQEITVKIPAGIDDGATIRLHGRGEAVQGGPRGDLYVHIRVKAHKKFTREGDIILSEEHISMVDAALGTEIDVETVDGTVRMKIPAGTQSGTDFKLSGHGVPHLRNDERGPHIVGVIVDTPTKLSKKQRELLEQFDGARKRGLFS
- a CDS encoding CYTH domain-containing protein: MKQTAIINSEIKARCADQEAVRHYLHEHGADFKGTDHQIDTYFDVPEGRLKLRQGPIENNLIFYQRADTNGPKQSTINLSPVAPDSNIGEVLTAALGVRVVVDKQREIYFIDNVKFHIDTVKGLGNFVEIEAIDTDGERNAEELEQQCSHYMHELGIKAMDLVVGSYSDLLEGAALSH
- the dnaK gene encoding molecular chaperone DnaK; protein product: MGKIIGIDLGTTNSAFAYMLAGKPEVIANAEGNRTTPSVVAINKKGERLVGQVAQRQRVTNPKNTIYGVKRFIGRKFDDKEVQKDRGLMPFKIVKKGAGVAVEMGGKEYTPEEVSAMILGKIKADAEAFLGEKVTEAVITVPAYFDDSQRQATKDAGKIAGLEVKRIINEPTAAALAYGLEKGKNDETIVVFDLGGGTFDVSILELGDGVFEVKATNGDTHLGGEDFDNVIVNYFLDDFKSKEGIDLCKDNAAMQRLKDEAEKAKKELSTVTEYEVNIPFITADADGPKHFELSLTRAKLEDLVKDLLDRLDVPVEKALKDAKLSKSDVNEIVMVGGMTRMPAVVERVKKLFGKDPMQGVNPDEVVAVGAAIQGGVLAGDVKDVLLLDVTPLSLGIETMGGVSTKLIERNTTVPTSKSEVFSTAADNQPQVEIHVLQGEREFANDNKSLGRFVLDGIAPAPRGVPQIEVTFNIDANGILNVTARDKGTGKEQSITIQNSGNMSKEDIEKAQKEAELHADEDKKKRETVDAKNQLENAIYQAKKMPDEFKDKISDDDKKAIDEAVKEAEKHKDADDKDELEAAAKALQDTIMPIGAKMYQQAADDKKADESKDDKKSDKDEPVEGEVVDEK
- a CDS encoding nucleotide exchange factor GrpE, whose amino-acid sequence is MTKNKTKKTEDLEQQLGELTLDLQRTRADFENYRKRVETEKQSAHQMGQAKSVMKLLPVIDTIERAIANVPEELQDNAWAKGVAGLGKQLDKQLKEIGLEKIDAKPGTLFNPELHQAIQFDEEAEGDKEVIAEELRAGYTLDGAVIRDAMVKVTRQPSAPEQAETEPNAAAPAE
- a CDS encoding transcriptional regulator, with the protein product MTERQQAILAAIIEQYAEIAAPVGSVTLAKLFGVSSATIRSEMAKLEEMGFIEAPHTSAGRIPTDKGYRLYVNGITDAQMTELPSGIDRSARAIEAHVNSHVDTSDRAIRSAVDSLVELTGNFGFASFGDHLYMNGMTQLFSQPEFVEGDHVQAIARLIDNIEPWLREAAPNHPLNVFIGSENPIGKSSGATLIISRFCSKFSNNSYIGVIGPTRQNYRRTMELVRRTGAMLEEVL